In one window of Bizionia sp. M204 DNA:
- a CDS encoding YceI family protein produces MKNRFLPILTLALVVTFASCKDKAQEVETTEAEVAAEVTEVSTKYLVDTEASTIMWKGFKPTGTHTGTIKVESGVFTMNGDAIESGSFLIDMNSLYVTDLPEDDENHGKLTGHLKSPDFFDVEAFPASAFEVTGFTNENGKMMLSGNLKMKDTENNISIPVTVSENNDSVTITSETFTIDRSKWNVKYGSKSFFDDLGDKFINDDMELQITITANKA; encoded by the coding sequence ATGAAAAATCGTTTTTTACCAATCTTAACATTAGCATTAGTTGTAACGTTTGCAAGTTGTAAAGATAAAGCACAAGAAGTTGAAACAACAGAAGCTGAAGTAGCTGCTGAAGTAACTGAAGTTTCAACAAAATATTTAGTTGACACAGAAGCATCTACTATTATGTGGAAAGGCTTTAAGCCAACAGGAACACATACTGGAACTATTAAAGTTGAAAGTGGTGTATTTACTATGAATGGTGATGCTATTGAAAGCGGAAGCTTTTTAATTGACATGAATTCACTTTATGTAACAGATCTTCCTGAAGATGATGAAAATCATGGAAAATTAACTGGTCATTTAAAAAGCCCAGACTTTTTTGACGTTGAAGCGTTTCCAGCATCAGCTTTTGAAGTAACTGGTTTTACAAATGAAAATGGAAAAATGATGTTATCTGGAAATCTTAAAATGAAAGATACAGAAAACAACATCTCTATTCCAGTAACTGTTTCAGAAAACAATGATTCTGTAACTATTACTAGTGAAACATTTACTATTGATCGTTCTAAATGGAATGTGAAATATGGTTCAAAATCTTTCTTTGATGATTTAGGAGATAAATTCATCAACGATGATATGGAATTACAAATAACTATTACTGCTAATAAAGCGTAA
- a CDS encoding nucleotide exchange factor GrpE, with the protein MSKKDKNNTTAHEQVDEQILDNNEVSSEDTRTVEEQLNESLALEKDKFLRLFAEFENYKRRTAKERNELFKTASQDVMVALLPILDDFDRAYTEISKTKEKDLLKGVELIKNKLKNTLESKGLELIDLRTGDEFNADNHEAITQVPAPNEALKGKIIDVIEKGYKLGDKIIRFPKVVIGQ; encoded by the coding sequence ATGAGCAAGAAAGATAAAAATAATACTACTGCCCATGAGCAAGTAGACGAGCAAATACTGGATAACAACGAGGTGTCTTCTGAAGATACACGAACCGTTGAAGAGCAATTGAATGAATCTTTAGCATTAGAAAAAGATAAATTTTTACGACTGTTCGCTGAATTTGAAAATTATAAGAGACGTACTGCCAAAGAACGTAATGAGTTGTTTAAAACAGCAAGTCAAGATGTAATGGTGGCATTATTGCCAATTTTGGATGATTTTGACCGTGCTTATACTGAAATATCTAAAACAAAAGAAAAGGATTTATTGAAAGGTGTGGAGCTCATTAAAAATAAGCTTAAAAACACACTAGAAAGTAAAGGTCTAGAATTAATAGATTTGCGCACTGGCGACGAATTTAACGCAGATAATCACGAAGCAATAACGCAAGTACCAGCACCTAACGAAGCTTTAAAAGGCAAGATTATAGATGTTATAGAAAAAGGGTATAAGTTGGGTGATAAAATAATAAGATTTCCAAAAGTAGTTATAGGACAATAA
- the dnaJ gene encoding molecular chaperone DnaJ: MAKQDYYEVLGIDKNADAAAIKKAYRKMALKYHPDKNPDNSEAETKFKEAAEAYEVLSNADKKARYDQFGHQAFEGNGGFNGGNMNMDDIFSQFGDIFGGAFGGGGGFSGFSGGGFGGGGQRRVKGTNMRIRVKLTLEEIANGVEKKVKVRRKVQAPGTTYKTCSTCNGAGQVMRVTNTILGRMQTATTCTTCGGAGQTIDKKPNEADAQGMLVKEETVSIKIPAGVVDGMQLKVTGKGNEAPGNGVSGDLLVAIEEETHATLQREGDNLHYDLYVSLPDAVLGTSKEIDTVTGKVRIKIDAGVQSGKILRLRGKGIPSINGYGKGDLLVHVNVWTPKTLSKQQKDFFESMREDEHFDPKPEVGDKSFFEKVKDMFS; encoded by the coding sequence ATGGCAAAACAAGATTATTACGAGGTTTTAGGAATTGATAAAAATGCAGATGCCGCCGCAATTAAAAAGGCGTATCGTAAAATGGCATTGAAATATCATCCAGATAAGAATCCTGATAATAGCGAAGCAGAAACGAAGTTTAAAGAAGCAGCTGAAGCTTATGAAGTATTAAGTAATGCTGATAAAAAAGCACGTTATGACCAATTTGGTCACCAAGCCTTTGAAGGTAATGGTGGTTTTAATGGAGGTAACATGAATATGGATGACATATTCAGTCAGTTTGGCGATATATTCGGTGGTGCCTTTGGCGGTGGCGGCGGATTTTCCGGCTTTAGTGGTGGTGGTTTTGGCGGTGGCGGACAACGCCGCGTTAAAGGTACCAACATGCGTATTCGCGTGAAATTAACGTTGGAAGAAATTGCTAATGGTGTTGAGAAGAAGGTGAAAGTTAGACGCAAAGTTCAAGCGCCTGGAACGACGTATAAAACCTGTTCAACCTGTAATGGAGCCGGGCAAGTAATGCGTGTTACTAATACTATACTTGGTCGTATGCAAACAGCCACAACATGTACAACATGTGGTGGAGCAGGACAAACAATAGATAAAAAACCGAATGAAGCGGATGCACAAGGTATGCTTGTAAAAGAGGAAACCGTATCTATAAAAATTCCTGCAGGTGTGGTTGATGGTATGCAACTAAAAGTTACTGGTAAAGGTAATGAAGCCCCTGGAAATGGTGTTTCCGGTGATTTATTAGTGGCCATAGAAGAAGAAACACATGCAACGCTTCAACGAGAAGGCGATAATTTACATTATGATTTATATGTGAGTTTACCGGATGCTGTTTTAGGAACTTCAAAAGAAATAGATACCGTAACAGGAAAAGTGCGAATTAAAATTGATGCAGGTGTACAATCTGGTAAAATTTTAAGACTTCGTGGCAAAGGTATTCCGTCTATTAATGGTTATGGAAAAGGCGATTTGTTAGTACATGTTAATGTCTGGACGCCAAAAACCTTAAGCAAACAACAAAAAGACTTTTTTGAATCTATGCGTGAGGACGAACATTTTGATCCAAAACCAGAAGTTGGTGATAAATCATTCTTTGAAAAAGTAAAAGATATGTTTTCATAA
- a CDS encoding ABC transporter ATP-binding protein, whose amino-acid sequence MGNLLEAHNVSKKFGDYTALNNVSIAVPQGSIFGLLGPNGAGKTTLIRVINQITMPDSGHVILDNEPLQNHHVRDIGYLPEERGLYKSMKVGEQALYLAQLKGLSKTEAKKRLHYWFDRLDIGDWWNKKIQELSKGMAQKVQFIVTVLHEPKLLIFDEPFSGFDPINAILIKDEILRLRENGATVIFSTHRMESVEELCDHIALIHESNKILDGKLHDIKRQFKTNTFEIGIRATHEAALDKELNEKFTVTPTSFKTLGNELKRNIKLSEQQSPNDLLSFLTSRGEVSHFVELIPSANDIFIQAVKNS is encoded by the coding sequence ATGGGTAACTTATTAGAAGCGCATAACGTTTCTAAAAAATTTGGAGATTATACAGCTTTAAACAATGTGTCTATTGCCGTGCCACAAGGAAGTATCTTCGGGCTTTTAGGGCCAAATGGGGCGGGAAAAACAACACTTATTCGGGTTATTAATCAAATAACCATGCCAGATTCAGGACATGTTATTTTAGATAATGAACCATTACAAAATCATCATGTTAGAGACATTGGTTACCTGCCTGAAGAACGTGGCCTGTACAAATCTATGAAGGTTGGTGAACAAGCTTTGTATCTTGCACAACTTAAGGGCTTAAGTAAAACAGAAGCAAAAAAACGCTTGCATTATTGGTTTGATAGGTTAGATATTGGCGATTGGTGGAATAAAAAAATACAGGAGCTTTCTAAAGGAATGGCTCAAAAAGTACAATTCATTGTTACGGTTCTACACGAACCAAAATTGTTGATCTTTGACGAACCCTTTTCCGGATTCGATCCAATTAATGCTATCTTAATTAAAGATGAAATTTTAAGACTTCGCGAAAATGGCGCCACGGTTATATTTTCAACACATCGAATGGAATCTGTAGAAGAATTGTGTGACCATATTGCTTTAATTCACGAATCCAATAAAATTTTAGATGGTAAATTACATGATATTAAAAGGCAGTTTAAAACCAATACATTCGAAATTGGTATACGTGCTACGCATGAAGCCGCATTAGACAAGGAACTTAACGAAAAATTTACCGTAACACCAACCAGTTTTAAAACACTAGGGAATGAGTTAAAACGTAATATCAAGCTGTCCGAACAGCAATCGCCTAACGATTTGTTGAGTTTTTTAACAAGTAGAGGAGAAGTTTCGCATTTTGTAGAATTAATACCTAGTGCCAATGATATTTTTATTCAAGCCGTAAAGAATAGTTAA